From a single Streptomyces rubradiris genomic region:
- a CDS encoding glycerophosphodiester phosphodiesterase, translated as MQTVTAVAHRGDPYRFRENTLASLRSALGQGADAVEIDVRLTRDGVPVLLHDETLRRLWGVDRPLGALSAEELRGLTGGAVPTLAQALAATGDSRVMVDLCGPVGRRTVERTLNVVRQSGARDRVYYSAGAEAMLAVRAADPAAEIALTWTTLAPPRPALLAAVRPRWLNYRFSLLDRELAARVHRDGCLLSVWTPDTRRSMSRLLELGVDSITTNRIDVLHALRSHPVPGRSPLP; from the coding sequence ATGCAGACCGTGACCGCCGTGGCCCACCGCGGCGACCCCTACCGCTTCCGTGAGAACACCCTCGCCTCGCTGCGTTCCGCGCTCGGGCAGGGCGCGGACGCCGTCGAGATCGACGTACGGCTCACCCGGGACGGCGTGCCCGTGCTGCTGCACGACGAGACGCTGCGCCGGCTGTGGGGAGTCGACCGGCCGCTGGGCGCGCTGTCCGCGGAGGAGCTGCGCGGGCTGACGGGGGGCGCGGTGCCGACGCTGGCCCAGGCGCTGGCCGCGACCGGTGACAGCCGGGTGATGGTGGACCTGTGCGGTCCGGTCGGCCGCCGTACGGTCGAGCGGACGCTGAACGTGGTCCGGCAGAGCGGCGCGCGGGACCGCGTCTACTACAGCGCGGGCGCCGAGGCGATGCTCGCCGTGCGGGCCGCCGACCCTGCCGCCGAGATCGCCCTGACCTGGACGACCCTGGCCCCGCCCCGCCCGGCGCTGCTCGCCGCCGTGCGCCCGCGCTGGCTCAACTACCGCTTCTCGCTTCTCGACCGGGAGCTGGCCGCCCGGGTGCACCGCGACGGCTGCCTGCTGTCCGTGTGGACCCCGGACACCCGCCGCTCCATGAGCAGGCTGCTGGAGCTGGGCGTGGACTCGATCACGACGAACCGGATCGACGTCCTGCACGCGCTGCGCTCCCACCCGGTACCGGGCCGCAGCCCCCTCCCGTAG
- a CDS encoding spermidine/putrescine ABC transporter substrate-binding protein, which translates to MLQTSSPVSAPSRRSLLAALGATAALGALSGCGVPAAYVKPADRSAPDASAADKRLTWANWPLYIDTDDDNPNRRPTLEGFGKRTGISVDYVEEINDNDEFFGKISPSLMNHQPTGRDLIVISDWMCARYVRLGWVQEMDRARQPNVARNLDPLLRSPAFDEGRRFTVPWQSGITGIAYNRRKLGRDIRHVKDLWAPDLKGRVTLLSGLDEAFALLMQGDGVDITRWSADDFHRMCDRIEREVHRGQIRRFTGNDYTKDLVSGDVLACQAYSGDVIQLQADNPDIRFVVPEEGAELWSDSLMIPNRARHKANAERLIDYYYQPEVAAKLAAWVNYVCPVPAAREVLAADPDKDTAALADNPLIFPDPVMRERLAVARDITSAQRPEFTRRWNGIVGL; encoded by the coding sequence GTGCTCCAGACTTCCTCTCCCGTGTCCGCGCCGTCCCGCCGTTCCCTGCTCGCCGCCCTCGGCGCCACCGCCGCGCTCGGTGCGCTGTCCGGGTGCGGGGTGCCCGCCGCGTACGTCAAGCCCGCGGACCGCTCCGCGCCCGACGCGTCGGCTGCCGACAAGAGGCTGACCTGGGCCAACTGGCCGCTGTACATCGACACCGACGACGACAACCCGAACCGGCGGCCCACCCTGGAGGGGTTCGGTAAGCGCACCGGGATCTCCGTCGACTATGTGGAGGAGATCAACGACAACGACGAGTTCTTCGGCAAGATCAGTCCCTCGCTGATGAACCACCAGCCCACCGGCCGGGACCTGATCGTCATCAGCGACTGGATGTGCGCCCGGTACGTCCGGCTGGGCTGGGTCCAGGAGATGGACCGCGCCCGCCAGCCGAACGTGGCGCGCAACCTGGACCCGCTGCTGCGCTCGCCCGCCTTCGACGAGGGCCGCCGGTTCACCGTGCCGTGGCAGTCCGGGATCACCGGCATCGCCTACAACCGGCGCAAGCTCGGCCGGGACATCCGGCACGTGAAGGACCTCTGGGCGCCGGACCTCAAGGGCCGGGTGACCCTGCTGTCCGGTTTGGACGAGGCGTTCGCGCTGCTCATGCAGGGCGACGGCGTGGACATCACCCGCTGGAGCGCGGACGACTTCCACCGGATGTGCGACCGGATCGAGCGAGAGGTGCACCGGGGCCAGATCCGCCGCTTCACCGGCAACGACTACACCAAGGACCTGGTCAGCGGGGACGTGCTGGCCTGCCAGGCGTACTCCGGCGATGTCATCCAGCTCCAGGCGGACAACCCCGACATCCGCTTCGTCGTCCCCGAGGAGGGCGCCGAGCTGTGGTCGGACTCGCTGATGATCCCCAACCGGGCCCGGCACAAGGCCAACGCCGAGCGGCTGATCGACTACTACTACCAGCCGGAGGTCGCCGCGAAGCTCGCCGCCTGGGTCAACTACGTCTGCCCGGTCCCGGCCGCCCGCGAGGTGCTGGCCGCCGACCCGGACAAGGACACCGCGGCCCTCGCCGACAACCCCCTGATCTTCCCGGACCCCGTGATGCGCGAACGCCTGGCCGTCGCCCGCGACATCACCTCCGCACAACGCCCGGAGTTCACCCGGCGGTGGAACGGCATCGTGGGCCTGTGA
- a CDS encoding Lrp/AsnC family transcriptional regulator produces the protein MHSEVVASRSADQRDSSRESRNGNSPQLDAVSLAIIQQLQEDGRRPYAAIGKAVGLSEAAVRQRVQKLLDQGVMQIVAVTDPLTVGFRRQAMVGINVEGDVESIADALTDMSEVEYVVMTAGSFDILAEIVCEDDDHLLDVINKRIRALPGVRSTESFVYLKLKKQTYMWGTR, from the coding sequence GTGCACAGTGAGGTCGTGGCCAGTCGAAGCGCAGACCAGAGGGACTCGTCCCGCGAGTCCAGGAACGGCAACAGTCCCCAGCTGGACGCCGTCTCCCTCGCCATCATCCAGCAGCTCCAGGAGGACGGCCGCCGGCCGTACGCCGCGATCGGCAAGGCCGTCGGCCTGTCCGAGGCGGCCGTGCGCCAGCGCGTGCAGAAGCTGCTGGACCAGGGCGTGATGCAGATCGTCGCCGTCACGGACCCGCTGACCGTGGGCTTCCGCCGGCAGGCGATGGTCGGGATCAACGTCGAGGGCGATGTCGAGTCGATCGCGGACGCGCTGACTGACATGTCGGAAGTCGAGTACGTGGTGATGACCGCGGGCTCGTTCGACATCCTCGCCGAGATCGTCTGCGAGGACGACGACCACCTGCTGGACGTCATCAACAAACGCATCCGGGCCCTGCCCGGGGTGCGCTCCACCGAGAGCTTCGTCTACCTGAAGCTCAAGAAGCAGACCTACATGTGGGGAACCCGATAA
- a CDS encoding gamma-aminobutyraldehyde dehydrogenase, with the protein MHNPGTATPERFPAQDRFADGAQFIAGRPAKGTSGRHHAVVDPATGREVYRYELAGPDDVDAAVAAAREAFPGWAAATPGERAEAMHRFAGVLAERAEDLARAESLQCGKPLKLTREFDVPGTVDNTAFFAGAARHLQGQSAGEYSGDHTSYVRREPIGVVGSIAPWNYPLQMAAWKILPAIAAGNTIVLKPAETTPLTSLMFARAATDAGIPAGVVNIVTGTGKEAGEHLVGHPDVAMTSFTGSTAVGRRVAEIATATVKRLHLELGGKAPFVVFDDADLEAAVHGAVAGALINSGQDCTAATRAYVQRPLYEAFVERTAALMETVRLGDPFAPGTDLGPLISHAQRDRVAAFVDRARGYARVVTGGEAPGGDLKDGAYYRPTLITGAAQDSEIVQSEIFGPVLVVLPFDTDDEGLRLANDTPYGLAASAWTGDVYRANRATREIKAGCVWVNDHIPIISEMPHGGYKASGFGKDMSAYSFEEYTQIKHVMFDNTAVAAKDWHRTVFGDR; encoded by the coding sequence ATGCACAACCCGGGCACCGCCACCCCGGAACGATTCCCCGCCCAGGACCGGTTCGCGGACGGCGCGCAGTTCATCGCCGGCCGGCCGGCCAAGGGCACCTCGGGCCGCCACCACGCCGTGGTCGACCCCGCCACCGGCCGGGAGGTGTACCGCTACGAACTGGCCGGCCCCGACGACGTGGACGCGGCCGTCGCCGCCGCGCGGGAGGCGTTCCCGGGCTGGGCCGCCGCCACCCCGGGCGAGCGCGCGGAGGCGATGCACCGGTTCGCCGGTGTGCTCGCCGAGCGCGCCGAGGATCTCGCCCGCGCCGAGTCCCTCCAGTGCGGCAAGCCGCTCAAGCTCACCCGTGAGTTCGACGTGCCGGGCACGGTCGACAACACCGCCTTCTTCGCGGGCGCCGCCCGGCACCTCCAGGGACAGTCCGCCGGTGAGTACTCCGGGGACCACACGTCGTACGTCCGGCGCGAGCCCATCGGGGTGGTCGGGTCCATCGCGCCCTGGAACTATCCGCTCCAGATGGCCGCCTGGAAGATCCTCCCGGCGATCGCCGCGGGCAACACCATCGTGCTGAAGCCCGCCGAGACCACCCCGCTGACCTCGCTGATGTTCGCGCGGGCGGCCACGGACGCGGGCATCCCGGCCGGCGTGGTCAACATCGTCACCGGCACCGGGAAGGAGGCCGGCGAGCACCTGGTCGGACACCCGGACGTGGCCATGACCTCCTTCACCGGGTCCACCGCGGTCGGCCGGCGCGTCGCCGAGATCGCCACCGCCACCGTCAAGCGGCTGCACCTGGAGCTGGGCGGCAAGGCGCCGTTCGTCGTCTTCGACGACGCCGACCTGGAAGCCGCCGTGCACGGCGCGGTCGCGGGCGCGCTCATCAACAGCGGCCAGGACTGCACGGCCGCCACGCGCGCGTACGTGCAGCGGCCGCTGTACGAGGCGTTCGTGGAGCGGACGGCGGCGCTGATGGAGACCGTCCGGCTCGGTGACCCGTTCGCGCCCGGCACCGACCTCGGGCCGCTGATTTCGCACGCCCAGCGCGACCGGGTGGCCGCCTTCGTGGACCGGGCGCGCGGCTACGCGCGCGTGGTCACCGGCGGCGAGGCACCCGGGGGAGACCTGAAGGACGGCGCCTACTACCGGCCCACCCTGATCACCGGCGCGGCCCAGGACAGCGAGATCGTCCAGTCGGAGATCTTCGGCCCCGTCCTGGTCGTCCTGCCCTTCGACACCGACGACGAGGGCCTGCGGCTGGCCAACGACACGCCGTACGGCCTGGCCGCCTCGGCGTGGACGGGCGACGTCTACCGCGCGAACCGGGCCACCCGCGAGATCAAGGCGGGCTGCGTCTGGGTCAACGACCACATCCCGATCATCAGCGAGATGCCGCACGGCGGCTACAAGGCATCGGGCTTCGGCAAGGACATGTCGGCGTACTCCTTCGAGGAGTACACGCAGATCAAGCACGTCATGTTCGACAACACCGCGGTGGCGGCCAAGGACTGGCACCGCACCGTCTTCGGGGACCGCTAG
- a CDS encoding serine hydrolase domain-containing protein → MRRTRGTSTSSRTRRRTALVAAGLVAALAAGAAAAPAFAAPTSASPAAASARATSGPDTKALSAALAGLPDHDITAALVRVGGDGSWRGTAGVRDVRTGAPALENARFRAGSVTKVVTAAIVLQLAAEGRIDLDGSVQRYLPGLLTEDFKEPVTVRQLLNYTSGLKPGASLGDTVEEGYAHRFETLTPRQVVAASVAKGPAYAPGTKQTYGNIHYTVLGLLIEKVTGDSYAHQARVRIFRPLGMRHSYFPAAGDTRIRGPHNRGYDWIDGELVDVTDWDVTDRFAAGDLISTPADLERFLVALFRGRVVPEPQLREMFTPPFPGAHYGAALERLEVNGVEVWGKSGSRPGFTAGIGATRDLSRTLVYAVNSTDAKGDGQQAAAERFAYPAFNR, encoded by the coding sequence ATGCGCCGTACCCGCGGTACCAGCACGTCCAGCCGTACCCGCCGCCGTACCGCCCTCGTGGCCGCCGGACTCGTCGCCGCGCTGGCCGCCGGTGCGGCGGCCGCGCCGGCGTTCGCCGCACCCACCTCCGCGTCCCCCGCGGCCGCGTCCGCCAGGGCCACGTCCGGCCCGGACACCAAGGCCCTGTCCGCCGCGCTCGCCGGGCTGCCCGACCACGACATCACGGCCGCGCTGGTCCGGGTCGGCGGAGACGGCAGCTGGCGGGGCACGGCGGGCGTGCGGGACGTCCGCACGGGGGCGCCGGCCCTGGAGAACGCGCGGTTCCGGGCCGGTTCGGTGACGAAGGTGGTCACCGCCGCGATCGTGCTGCAACTGGCCGCGGAGGGCCGGATCGACCTCGACGGCTCCGTGCAGCGGTATCTGCCGGGCCTGCTCACCGAGGACTTCAAGGAGCCCGTCACCGTACGGCAGTTGCTGAACTACACCAGCGGCCTCAAGCCGGGGGCGTCCCTCGGTGACACGGTCGAGGAGGGGTACGCGCACCGCTTCGAGACGCTGACGCCACGACAGGTCGTCGCGGCGTCCGTCGCCAAGGGGCCGGCGTACGCCCCGGGCACGAAGCAGACCTACGGCAACATCCACTACACCGTGCTCGGCCTGCTCATCGAGAAGGTGACCGGCGACTCGTACGCCCATCAGGCGCGGGTGCGGATCTTCCGGCCGCTCGGCATGCGGCACAGTTACTTCCCCGCCGCCGGGGACACCAGAATCCGCGGGCCGCACAACCGGGGCTACGACTGGATCGACGGCGAGCTGGTCGATGTGACCGACTGGGACGTGACCGACCGTTTCGCGGCCGGCGACCTCATCTCGACCCCCGCCGACCTGGAGCGGTTCCTGGTCGCACTGTTCCGCGGCCGGGTGGTGCCCGAGCCGCAGCTGCGGGAGATGTTCACCCCGCCCTTCCCCGGCGCGCACTACGGCGCCGCGCTGGAGCGCCTCGAAGTGAACGGCGTGGAGGTCTGGGGCAAGTCCGGTTCGCGGCCCGGGTTCACCGCGGGGATCGGCGCGACCCGGGACCTGTCCCGCACCCTCGTCTACGCGGTGAACTCCACGGACGCCAAGGGCGACGGCCAGCAGGCCGCCGCCGAACGCTTCGCGTACCCCGCGTTCAACCGCTGA
- a CDS encoding adenosine deaminase, with the protein MTDTAVPATGTADRDLRAFIAGLPKAELHVHHVGSASPRIVSELAARHPGSKVPADPEALAEYFTFTDFAHFIEVYLSVVDLIRTPEDVRLLTYEVARDLARQQVRYAELTITPFSSTRRGIDERAFMDAIEDARKAAEAEFGTVLRWCFDIPGEAGLEAAEVTTRLATEDRIRPEGLVSFGLGGPEIGVPRPQFKPYFDRAIAAGLRSVPHAGETTGPETVWDALRDLRAERIGHGTSSARDPELLAYLAEHRIPLEVCPTSNIATRAVRTLEEHPIKEFTRAGVLVTVNSDDPPMFGTDLNNEYAVAARLLELDERGLAALAKDAVEVSFLDPAGKARITREIDDYTSAWLAG; encoded by the coding sequence TTGACCGACACCGCCGTACCCGCCACCGGCACCGCCGACCGCGATCTGCGCGCCTTCATCGCGGGGCTGCCCAAGGCCGAACTGCACGTCCACCACGTCGGCTCCGCCTCCCCCCGCATCGTCTCGGAGCTGGCCGCCCGCCACCCCGGCTCCAAGGTCCCCGCCGACCCCGAGGCCCTCGCCGAGTACTTCACCTTCACGGACTTCGCCCACTTCATCGAGGTCTACCTGTCGGTCGTGGACCTCATCCGCACCCCCGAGGACGTCCGGCTGCTCACCTACGAGGTGGCCCGCGACCTGGCCCGGCAGCAGGTGCGGTACGCGGAGCTGACCATCACCCCCTTCTCCTCCACCCGGCGGGGCATCGACGAGCGGGCCTTCATGGACGCGATCGAGGACGCCCGCAAGGCCGCCGAGGCGGAGTTCGGGACCGTGCTGCGCTGGTGCTTCGACATTCCCGGCGAGGCCGGTCTGGAGGCGGCCGAGGTGACGACACGGCTGGCCACCGAGGACCGGATCCGCCCCGAGGGCCTGGTGTCGTTCGGGCTCGGCGGGCCGGAGATCGGCGTGCCCCGGCCGCAGTTCAAGCCGTACTTCGACCGGGCCATCGCCGCCGGTCTGCGGTCCGTCCCGCACGCCGGGGAGACGACCGGCCCGGAGACGGTGTGGGACGCGCTGCGCGACCTGCGCGCCGAGCGCATCGGGCACGGCACGAGTTCCGCGCGGGACCCGGAGCTGCTGGCGTACCTCGCCGAGCACCGCATCCCGCTGGAGGTCTGTCCCACCTCCAACATCGCCACCCGCGCGGTCCGCACCCTGGAGGAACACCCGATCAAGGAGTTCACCCGGGCCGGGGTGCTGGTGACGGTCAACTCCGACGACCCGCCGATGTTCGGCACCGACCTGAACAACGAGTACGCGGTGGCCGCCCGGCTCCTGGAACTGGACGAGCGGGGCCTCGCCGCGCTCGCGAAGGACGCCGTCGAGGTCTCCTTCCTGGACCCGGCGGGCAAGGCCCGGATCACCCGGGAGATCGACGACTACACCAGCGCCTGGCTCGCCGGCTGA
- a CDS encoding NADAR family protein, with protein MGKIDGVESLIREVRAGVRVKYLHFWGHRPRPDGRIGASCLSQWWPSPFVVDGVAYATAEHWMMAGKARLFGDAEAERRVLAAEHPAAAKKAGRLVRGFDEETWRRERFRIVTEGSVHKFAADDGLRQFLLNTGDRVLVEASPVDRVWGIGLTADDEAASDPQRWRGLNLLGFALMEARERLAGAGA; from the coding sequence ATGGGGAAGATCGACGGGGTGGAATCCCTGATCAGGGAGGTCCGGGCGGGGGTCCGGGTGAAGTACCTGCACTTCTGGGGTCACCGGCCGCGGCCGGACGGGCGGATCGGCGCGAGCTGTCTGAGCCAGTGGTGGCCGTCACCGTTCGTGGTCGACGGGGTGGCGTACGCGACGGCGGAGCACTGGATGATGGCCGGCAAGGCCCGGCTGTTCGGGGACGCGGAGGCGGAGCGCCGGGTGCTGGCCGCGGAGCACCCGGCCGCCGCGAAGAAGGCCGGGCGGCTGGTCCGGGGCTTCGACGAGGAGACCTGGCGGCGGGAGCGGTTCCGGATCGTGACCGAGGGCAGCGTGCACAAGTTCGCCGCCGACGACGGCCTCCGGCAGTTCCTGCTGAACACCGGGGACCGGGTTCTGGTGGAGGCGAGCCCCGTGGACCGCGTCTGGGGCATAGGACTCACGGCCGACGACGAGGCGGCGTCGGACCCGCAGCGGTGGCGGGGGCTGAACCTGCTGGGCTTCGCCCTGATGGAGGCCCGGGAGCGGTTGGCGGGGGCTGGGGCCTGA
- a CDS encoding nitroreductase family protein yields the protein MNLDLSSDQLLSTTRAVRHRLDLTRPVPRRLLEECVDLAVQAPSGRNRQRWHFVVVTDPERRAALADVWRAGVTAPGASEPLPQRDVRRASVARMDRVYSGTAHLYAHLHEVPALVVPCVEGRTDHAPVLRQAGTWGSILPAVWSFMLAARARGLGTCWTTGNLVDERESARVLGIPYDDVMQAALIPVAYTLGTDFRPAPRIPRDRVLHWDRF from the coding sequence ATGAACCTCGATCTCTCTTCCGACCAGTTGCTGTCCACCACCCGCGCCGTCCGCCACCGCCTCGACCTCACCCGTCCGGTGCCGCGCCGGCTGCTGGAGGAGTGTGTGGACCTGGCCGTCCAGGCGCCGAGCGGACGCAACCGGCAGCGCTGGCACTTCGTCGTCGTCACCGACCCCGAGCGGCGGGCCGCCCTGGCCGACGTGTGGCGGGCCGGGGTGACCGCGCCCGGCGCGAGCGAGCCGCTCCCGCAACGGGACGTGCGGCGGGCGTCCGTGGCCCGGATGGACCGGGTGTACTCGGGCACCGCGCACCTGTACGCGCACCTGCACGAGGTCCCGGCGCTCGTCGTGCCGTGCGTGGAAGGCCGTACCGACCACGCCCCGGTCCTGCGCCAGGCCGGCACCTGGGGTTCCATCCTGCCGGCCGTGTGGAGCTTCATGCTCGCCGCCCGCGCCCGTGGCCTGGGCACCTGCTGGACCACCGGAAACCTGGTGGACGAGCGGGAGTCGGCCCGGGTGCTCGGCATCCCGTACGACGACGTGATGCAGGCGGCGCTGATCCCCGTCGCCTACACCCTCGGCACCGACTTCCGGCCCGCTCCCCGCATCCCCAGGGACCGGGTGCTGCACTGGGACCGGTTCTGA
- a CDS encoding DUF4190 domain-containing protein, with amino-acid sequence MSDEAPQSTPGEQSAPGHGPTEPAPGHGPSTPRASLDDATPHVSLDKAPAPAPQPNPFAPPVPAPRPESFPHPAPAPNPFAPPAAEPTTRAAHPFPHSGPAPAPHPFAPPTSGPAAQAHPFAPPTPGPAAQAHPFAPSTPGPAAQAHPFAQPAGPEPVPPPPIAPDGPGQVPYGYPGTLSAYGYPGPPHAPYAAVPYPAGNGYGWPGMQAPPSNGMGTASLVLGILSDICFLAWPLALVLGVLAIIFGALGRGKAKRGEATNPGVALAGLICGATGVVLVLILFAVLIAVLG; translated from the coding sequence ATGTCCGACGAGGCGCCGCAGTCCACGCCCGGGGAGCAGAGCGCGCCCGGTCACGGGCCGACGGAACCGGCTCCCGGGCACGGTCCCTCGACACCCCGGGCCTCCCTGGACGACGCGACACCCCATGTCTCCCTGGACAAGGCGCCGGCCCCCGCCCCGCAGCCCAACCCGTTCGCGCCACCCGTGCCCGCCCCTCGGCCGGAATCCTTCCCGCACCCGGCCCCGGCCCCGAACCCGTTCGCGCCACCCGCCGCCGAACCGACGACCCGGGCCGCCCACCCCTTCCCCCACTCCGGCCCCGCTCCCGCCCCCCACCCCTTCGCACCCCCCACCTCCGGTCCGGCGGCTCAGGCCCACCCCTTCGCACCCCCCACCCCCGGCCCGGCGGCCCAGGCCCACCCCTTCGCACCCTCCACCCCCGGCCCGGCGGCCCAAGCCCACCCCTTCGCCCAGCCCGCGGGACCGGAACCCGTGCCCCCGCCGCCCATCGCCCCCGACGGTCCCGGGCAGGTGCCGTACGGTTACCCGGGCACCCTGTCGGCCTACGGCTACCCGGGCCCGCCGCACGCCCCGTACGCCGCCGTGCCCTACCCCGCCGGCAACGGCTACGGTTGGCCCGGCATGCAGGCGCCCCCGAGCAACGGCATGGGTACGGCCTCCCTCGTGCTCGGCATCCTCTCGGACATCTGCTTCCTGGCGTGGCCGCTCGCCCTGGTGCTGGGCGTCCTGGCGATCATCTTCGGCGCGCTCGGCAGGGGGAAGGCGAAGCGGGGCGAGGCCACGAACCCCGGGGTGGCCCTGGCCGGCCTCATCTGCGGCGCGACGGGCGTCGTCCTGGTGCTGATCTTGTTCGCCGTCTTGATAGCGGTGCTCGGCTGA
- a CDS encoding gamma-aminobutyraldehyde dehydrogenase: MSTELRRLRNYIDGEFRDAADGRTTEVVNPATGEAYATAPLSGQADVDAAMEAAARAFPAWRDTTPAERQKALLKIADAFEERAEELIAAEVENTGKPIGLTRSEEIPPMVDQIRFFAGAARMLEGRSAGEYMEGMTSIIRREPVGVCAQVAPWNYPMMMAVWKFAPAIAAGNTVVLKPSDTTPASTVLMAEIMGSVLPKGVFNVICGDRDTGRMMVEHETPAMASITGSVRAGMSVAESASKDLKRVHLELGGKAPVVVFEDTDIAKAAEDISMAGFFNAGQDCTAATRVLVHESIHDEFVAALAKAATETKTGQPDDEDVLYGPLNNPNQLKQVSGFIDRLPAHAKVEAGGQRVGNKGYFYAPTVVSGLKQDDEIVQNEVFGPVITVQSFTDEDQAVEYANGVQYALASSVWTKDHARAMRMSKRLDFGCVWINTHIPLVAEMPHGGFKKSGYGKDLSAYGFEDYTRIKHVMTSLDA, translated from the coding sequence GTGAGCACCGAGCTGCGTCGTCTGCGCAACTACATCGACGGTGAGTTCCGGGACGCCGCCGACGGACGGACCACCGAGGTGGTCAACCCCGCGACGGGCGAGGCGTACGCGACCGCGCCGCTGTCCGGGCAGGCGGACGTCGACGCCGCCATGGAGGCCGCCGCCCGCGCCTTCCCGGCCTGGCGCGACACCACCCCCGCCGAGCGGCAGAAGGCCCTCCTGAAGATCGCCGACGCGTTCGAGGAACGCGCCGAGGAACTGATCGCGGCCGAGGTGGAGAACACGGGCAAGCCCATCGGGCTGACCCGCTCCGAGGAGATCCCGCCGATGGTCGACCAGATCCGCTTCTTCGCGGGCGCGGCCCGGATGCTGGAGGGCCGCTCGGCCGGCGAGTACATGGAGGGGATGACCTCCATCATCCGCCGCGAGCCGGTCGGCGTCTGCGCGCAGGTCGCGCCGTGGAACTACCCGATGATGATGGCCGTGTGGAAGTTCGCCCCGGCCATCGCGGCGGGCAACACGGTCGTGCTGAAGCCCTCGGACACCACCCCCGCCTCCACGGTCCTGATGGCCGAGATCATGGGCTCCGTCCTGCCCAAGGGCGTCTTCAACGTCATCTGCGGCGACCGCGACACCGGCCGGATGATGGTCGAGCACGAGACCCCCGCGATGGCCTCCATCACCGGCTCCGTGCGCGCCGGCATGTCCGTCGCCGAGTCCGCCTCCAAGGACCTCAAGCGGGTCCACCTGGAGCTGGGCGGCAAGGCCCCGGTCGTGGTCTTCGAGGACACCGACATCGCCAAGGCCGCCGAGGACATCTCCATGGCCGGCTTCTTCAACGCCGGCCAGGACTGTACGGCCGCGACCCGCGTCCTCGTCCACGAGTCCATCCACGACGAGTTCGTGGCCGCGCTCGCCAAGGCCGCGACCGAGACCAAGACCGGGCAGCCGGACGACGAGGACGTCCTGTACGGCCCGCTGAACAACCCCAACCAGCTCAAGCAGGTCTCCGGCTTCATCGACCGCCTCCCGGCCCACGCCAAGGTCGAGGCGGGCGGCCAGCGGGTCGGCAACAAGGGCTACTTCTACGCCCCGACCGTCGTCTCCGGCCTCAAGCAGGACGACGAGATCGTCCAGAACGAGGTCTTCGGCCCGGTCATCACCGTCCAGTCCTTCACCGACGAGGACCAGGCCGTCGAGTACGCCAACGGCGTCCAGTACGCCCTCGCGTCCTCGGTGTGGACCAAGGACCACGCCCGCGCGATGCGCATGTCCAAGCGGCTCGACTTCGGCTGCGTGTGGATCAACACCCACATCCCGCTGGTCGCCGAGATGCCCCACGGCGGCTTCAAGAAGTCCGGCTACGGCAAGGATCTGTCCGCGTACGGCTTCGAGGACTACACGCGCATCAAGCACGTGATGACGTCCCTGGACGCGTAA
- a CDS encoding IclR family transcriptional regulator, with translation MAESVAGRVFSVLDAFVDAPVTLRLTEIARRTGLPVPTALRMVRELVAWGGLERGSDGSYRLGTRIRTLGAAAPCPRGLLDTALPALRALTARTGGHADVVIPADGTALCLVTGARLPPHATAAGKVLLAHGLLPAPAAAERHTPRTLTAPGRLAAHLARVRAAGLAEAHEEHRLGELSVAAPVFRSGTPVAAVSLTAPTTARSPRLAPAVCRAAATVSRALDEQG, from the coding sequence ATGGCGGAGAGTGTCGCGGGGCGGGTCTTCTCCGTGCTGGACGCGTTCGTGGACGCGCCGGTCACGCTGCGCCTGACGGAGATCGCCCGCCGCACGGGGCTGCCCGTGCCGACCGCGCTGCGCATGGTGCGGGAACTGGTGGCCTGGGGCGGGCTGGAGCGGGGCTCGGACGGCTCCTACCGCCTCGGCACCCGGATCCGTACGCTCGGCGCCGCCGCCCCCTGCCCGCGCGGCCTGCTGGACACGGCCCTGCCGGCGCTGCGCGCCCTCACCGCGCGCACCGGCGGGCACGCGGACGTGGTGATCCCGGCCGACGGCACGGCCCTGTGCCTGGTCACCGGCGCACGGCTGCCCCCGCACGCCACGGCCGCGGGGAAGGTCCTGCTGGCCCACGGTCTGCTCCCGGCCCCGGCCGCCGCCGAGCGGCACACTCCCCGGACCCTCACCGCCCCGGGCCGGCTCGCCGCCCACCTGGCCCGCGTCCGGGCGGCCGGCCTGGCCGAGGCCCATGAGGAGCACCGGCTGGGCGAACTGTCCGTCGCGGCGCCGGTGTTCCGGTCCGGCACCCCCGTGGCGGCCGTCTCCCTGACCGCTCCGACGACCGCCCGCTCCCCCCGTCTCGCCCCGGCCGTGTGCCGGGCGGCGGCGACGGTGAGCCGCGCGCTGGACGAGCAGGGGTGA